From one Lolium rigidum isolate FL_2022 chromosome 4, APGP_CSIRO_Lrig_0.1, whole genome shotgun sequence genomic stretch:
- the LOC124707852 gene encoding bZIP transcription factor 39-like yields the protein MAEPALLDPSSHFDLRHYPPHLFDPDLHLAEAGLPLGAFAAGDDDLDFDLPADFSVDDFLLRSPERSDDSGQASAAGSGPTASPSSPSRSPTASGSGSAVADASCEVKHEDSDSGRSGAGNGASAPNWTLKRKQPSPAATSDAAKCRRRSSDGSVSPSPSASPSASASASASRAAAAADSDDGVPGAGGDGADDTRRAARLIRNRESAQLSRQRKKRYVEELEEKVKSMAALINDLNSRISFVVAENATLRQQLGGPPPGVYPPPGAAMHFPWVPGYALRPHGSHVPLVPIPRLKPPPQQQQPSATTKVTKKSDTKKTADTKSRTRTKTKKVASVSLIGLMFVMLIFGAFVPGFNHSFGMRGRSDSTMLSSFDQPIQDRVVTVTSHGNKVPKDGLKNGDMSGADSGTRMGTDDIAEQRHGPAVNASETLPALLYVPRNGKHVKINGNLIIHSVLASEKAVAHRSSKHKTDHSGIHHKDTTRAIASHLSLPGNNMNAQEKSPVDGPLPQWFREGMAGPILNSGMCSEVFQFDISTASTNSGGIIPSPAVNSSSVNATQNISTPAPAYYGKLKNRRIMYNEAIPLPGKTVNNTEPFNRTSESSKLPDKKPASSVVVSVLADPREAGDGDSDPRMSPKSLSRIFVVVLLDGVRYVTYSCTLPFKSSSPHLVN from the exons ATGGCGGAGCCGGCCTTGCTGGATCCCTCCTCCCACTTCGACCTCCGCCACTACCCGCCACACCTCTTCGACCCGGACCTCCACCTCGCGGAAGCCGGCCTCCCGCTCGGGGCCTtcgccgccggcgacgacgacctcgaCTTCGACCTGCCCGCCGATTTCTCCGTCGACgacttcctcctccgctcccccgAGCGGAGCGACGACTCCGGCCAGGCCTCCGCCGCCGGATCCGGCCCCACCGCCTCCCCGTCCTCGCCCTCCCGCTCCCCCACCGCCTCCGGCAGCGGCTCCGCCGTCGCCGACGCCAGCTGCGAGGTCAAGCACGAGGACTCGGACTCGGGCCGAAGCGgcgccggcaacggcgccagcgcCCCGAACTGGACACTCAAGCGGAAGCAGCCGAGCCCCGCCGCGACCTCAGACGCGGCCAAGTGCCGCCGCCGATCCAGCGACGGCTCcgtctccccctccccctccgcatccccctccgcctccgcctccgcctccgcctcgcgcgccgccgccgcggcggacTCCGACGACGGGGtccccggcgccggcggcgacggggccGACGACACGAGGCGCGCCGCGCGGCTGATCCGGAACCGCGAGAGCGCGCAGCTCTCGCGCCAGCGGAAGAAGCGCTACGTCGAGGAGCTGGAGGAGAAGGTCAAGTCCATGGCCGCCCTCATCAACGACCTCAACTCAAGGATCTCCTTCGTCGTCGCCGAGAACGCCACGCTGCGGCAGCAGCTCGGCGGCCCTCCGCCCGGCGTCTACCCGCCGCCGGGAGCGGCGATGCATTTCCCGTGGGTGCCCGGGTACGCGCTGCGGCCGCACGGCTCCCATGTGCCCCTGGTGCCGATCCCCCGGCTaaaaccgccgccgcagcagcagcagccatcgGCCACAACCAAGGTTACCAAAAAGTCAGACACCAAAAAAACCGCGGATACCAAGAGCAGAACCAGGACCAAGACCAAGAAGGTGGCCAGCGTGAGCCTCATCGGTCTGATGTTCGTCATGCTCATCTTCGGCGCCTTCGTTCCGGGGTTCAACCACAGTTTCGGAATGAGAGGGAGGAGCGACAGTACAATGCTTAGCAGTTTTGATCAGCCTATTCAGGATAGGGTAGTGACTGTCACTAGCCATGGCAATAAAGTACCCAAGGACGGTTTGAAGAATGGTGACATGTCCGGTGCCGATTCTGGAACGAGGATGGGGACTGATGACATCGCCGAGCAGAGGCATGGCCCTGCGGTTAACGCGAGCGAGACCCTGCCTGCTTTGCTGTACGTGCCGAGGAATGGGAAGCATGTCAAGATCAATGGCAATCTGATTATTCATTCTGTGCTTGCGAGCGAGAAGGCGGTGGCACACAGGAGTTCAAAACACAAAACTGATCACTCAGGCATACATCACAAAGATACTACTAGAGCCATAGCTAGCCATCTTTCACTGCCTGGAAACAATATGAATGCACAGGAGAAATCCCCTGTAGATGGACCATTGCCGCAGTGGTTCCGTGAAGGAATGGCAG GGCCTATCTTAAATTCTGGAATGTGCAGTGAGGTATTTCAGTTTGACATTTCCACTGCTTCTACCAACTCTGGTGGCATAATACCTTCTCCAGCTGTGAACTCCTCAAGTGTTAATGCTACTCAGAATATTTCAACACCAGCTCCCGCCTATTACGGCAAGCTGAAAAATAGGAGGATCATGTACAATGAGGCAATTCCACTCCCTGGGAAAACGGTGAACAACACAGAGCCTTTTAACAGAACTTCTGAAAGCAGCAAGTTACCTGATAAAAAGCCAGCATCATCCGTAGTCGTTTCTGTGCTAGCTGATCCCAGAGAGGCCGGTGATGGAGACAGTGATCCGAGGATGTCCCCCAAGTCGCTCTCAAGGATATTTGTTGTTGTTCTCCTTGATGGTGTCAGATATGTCACATATTCCTGCACCCTTCCTTTCAAGAGCTCTAGTCCTCATCTTGTGAACTAA